From Vicingus serpentipes, the proteins below share one genomic window:
- a CDS encoding aspartate kinase → MKATHVIVEEIIKKSPFLEEALAEGIINLSSLSRQIKPEIDELTNKDVQIGAIVMALKRLSPKFDPNLKIKVKKVIGKLGDITVRSKITYYTFNNSETLIERQAVLLNTIKSKKDIFFAFSQGVYETSIILSDSDFDGFDDIFKHETLVQKTNGLSSLTIKLPSENADVSGIYYFILKKIAWEGINILDIISTMHEFTIIVDDESIDRAFTILKNLNKNN, encoded by the coding sequence ATGAAAGCTACGCATGTTATTGTTGAGGAAATAATTAAAAAATCGCCATTTTTAGAAGAAGCACTGGCTGAAGGAATTATTAATTTATCTTCACTTTCTCGTCAAATAAAACCAGAAATAGATGAATTAACAAACAAAGATGTTCAAATTGGAGCAATTGTAATGGCTCTAAAAAGATTGTCACCTAAATTTGATCCTAACTTAAAAATTAAAGTGAAAAAAGTTATCGGTAAGCTAGGTGATATAACTGTTCGTTCAAAAATAACTTATTATACTTTTAATAATTCTGAAACTCTAATCGAGAGACAAGCAGTCCTTTTAAATACAATTAAAAGTAAAAAAGATATATTCTTCGCTTTTTCTCAAGGAGTTTATGAAACCTCTATTATATTAAGTGACTCAGATTTTGATGGATTTGACGATATTTTTAAACATGAAACTTTAGTTCAAAAAACAAATGGTCTATCCTCCCTTACAATAAAACTACCAAGTGAAAATGCTGATGTATCAGGAATATATTATTTCATTTTAAAGAAAATTGCTTGGGAAGGAATAAACATTTTAGACATTATTTCAACGATGCATGAATTTACAATTATAGTTGATGATGAAAGTATAGATAGAGCTTTTACAATCCTTAAAAACTTAAATAAAAACAACTAA